Genomic DNA from Solanum pennellii chromosome 3, SPENNV200:
catgaaaaactaatttaggctACGCACCCAAGTCATCACCAGAGGTGTCTTCCCCTAcccccctagacttgagtgcgaagaatcgttgcctccttggagcctcttcacttgaaCCATTCGGTTGAACTTTCTCCTTCCATTTTTCTTGACCTCTCATATACGGACAATgcttcatcatgtgacccggtttgctACAAGTGTGACAAGCGTTAGAgcccatcatacactctcctccatgcagtttgccacacttcctacaaggtggcgtcttctgaggtgtatctacttcattgtttctcttaactctgggcTCGGAATCCCTATCATAACGACACTTcgatgaacttgactccccttggtagGAGAGTctcttcttaaacctgggcttatccttgatttcagtactactcttccttgaaaattCTCTACAACTTGCCTTGACCTGCTCCCTGCCCTAGTGTGCCTCCTCTTCCTGCTTTCTTCCACTTGCtgggcatgcaccatcaacctgccCGTATCCATTTTATCATGCAACATAGCTGTCAGACTCTTCCACTAGATCCTCTGACACGCCAGTCACAAACCTGCTCATTTCATCCCTGCTATTTGCCACCAGAGAAGAAGCATACTTGCAGAGTTTAACAAATTTCATGGAATATTCCTTGACCGACATACCTCCCTGTCTTAGGTTTATGAACTATTCAACCTTGGCTTCTCGTTGCTCTCTGGGGAAGAGTCTCTCCAGAAAGGCAGCCTTGAGAACATCCCAAGTGATGGGAACATCTCCACGTGCTTGGCTATCAGCCCACATCCAGTACCAAATCTgtgccacatccttgagttgatatgcagTCAAATCAGCCTTCGCCTCCTCATCTACTCCCATGGCACAAAGGATCTTGTGGACCTCATCCACGAACTCCTGGGGATCCTCATCGGTCTTGGATCCGTAGTAAACTAGGGGTTTATTCTGGTGAAGTCCTTCAACCTGCTATCTATGGTGCTAGCATGAGGATTCTCTCTGGAAACACCCTCTATAGTGGTGTGAGTCGTGATGGCTTGAGCCTGAGTAGTGATGGCATGTGTTATCTGTAGCAAGCAGTGGCGGATCCAGGATTTAAAAGTTGTGGGTGCTCACTTCCTTAAACATAAACATGTTAGCAATCGCATACGGTAAATGTATACTAACTCaatatctttaattaaaaaaagtaaatgtaTACTAACTCAaactctttaataaaaaaaagtaaaaaaataaaacaatgatcaatattataatcatgaaaaaaaaaccTCTACTTATATGTCACAATGACCTTCTACTAATTGGTCAAGTCATAATTGTGCTTGACGACTTTTCATATgttgaaaatgataaataattgcATCCTTACTTACATTTGCGAATATCTTACGTTCTACATagcaaactaaacaaccattcACAAATTCATCACCAATACTATTACGAAGTTCATTTTTAATGTACTTCATGGATGAGAAAGCTCGTTCCACAGATGCAGTAGCAACGTGAAGAATGAGAGTCCACTTGATAAGTGGACAAGTTTGATATAGACAGCAAGATCACTAATTCCATTCAAGTTGAAGAACCTCTTGTTAGAACCACAAGCACAAATTATAAAGCTATCAAGCTGAAAACTGAGATCCCAAAGCTTGTTGCTGTCAAACTCATTCATATAATATTCAGCCAACCTCATTATCTTGCCTTTATCAAAACTACCGAATGAATTAACTGGATTCAAACTAGCCATACCGAGAATTAAGTCAGTATTCACAGCATCGAAATGATTTGAAGCTCTTGAAGATGCaaatcaataacaacataaaatatttcaacatGCAAATGATGAGAATATGTAACATCAAGATCTTTACGCTTTGAATTTCTAGGAAAGTAGCTAGAATTCATCTCCGGAATGGCTATATCATGTTTATCACAAAAAGAAGAGACATCATCCATTAATGATTCGAATTCATTATCCCTCATATTTTGTAATCTTTGCTTTGTAAGAGCAAGAAATCCCGTAGCATTGACAATATCTTGGTACATCCTTTGTAATGAGGAGCTCAATTCATTTGTCATCATAGGAACTTTCCACATTAAGTGCAGCAGAAAGGCAAAATCAAATTTCATAACCACAAGAGTTTTAGCAAGAAGTCTATTAGTATAGTTTGGAAACTCGCATCCAGTAAATTCAAGCACATGAATAACTGATGGAAATAGAACAATAAGATTATCTAATGTTTTATAATGAGAACCCCAATGAGTATCACCTGGCCATTGAAGTGCACGTTCTTGATTTAATCCTCGCCCGGTATGCACTTCTCCTGATATGAGCAACTCCTCTAACTGTTCAGCTTGGTGCTTCCGAAGTAAACCACTGCGCTTAAAAGATGatgcaaaaatatttaacaCATTAGTAACtaagcaaaaaaaattcatctacATTTGAGTACTTCTTTGCAAAAGCCACTAGTGTTAACTGCAATTGGTGGGCAAAACAATGAATGCAATATGCCGATGGAGtcttattcaaaattaaagttttaagaCCATTTAGATGTCCTTGCATATTGCTAGCTCCATCATGGCCTTTCCCATCGATTTGAGATAGACTTAATGAGTGATCTGAAAGAAAAGAGTAGATTGCTTCCTTTAATGAACAAGCAGATGTATCACTAACATGAACAATACCAACAAATCATTCTATCACTTCTCCTTCTTTGTTAACATATCTCAAAACAAGTTTCATTTGCTCCTTGTCTGATATATTTTTTGATTCATCGACTAGTATCCCAAAATAATCCCCATCTAAATCTTCAAGAATAGATTTGATTGTTTCCTTAGCacaatgtcacgacccaaaacgagccgcgagtggcacccacacttatcctactatgtgagcgaaccaaccaatctaaaccccaacagttcaaccataaataacataatataatgcggaagacttaaaactcattaatgaaaatcgattaaataacttctaaaaactcaatacttattattcccaaaaactggaagtcatcaccacaagaacatctatcctcaaaatactaaatctaagaatatctaggaagctaaaataataaacagttagtccatgccggaacttcaaggcatcaagacatgaagaagaagatccagtccaagctagaagcattagctcaccctgagatccgacgtgatgaagactggctagagttgcggttgagttgaagacgatggcacgtttgctgcactccacaaatatcaaagaaaaacaattacaagtaggggtcagtacaaaacacgagtactgagtaggtatcatcggccaactcaaaatagaaagcaatatatttcagataataacataaaatcaactaatattcttaacaggtgacaaaAACGTTTACCATAACCCTTGgccacaacaccaagcacatttATGAGGattcaagcctccacaccatactcatttgggaaacaagttctttagattgagtatattaacatatttcaagattcattctcttttctATCCtagtgtcggaatgtgacactccgatccactactatcctggtgtcagaacgtgacactccgatctatctactatcctggtgtcggttcttgacactccgatccatctactatcctggtgtcggttcgtgacactccgatccatctactatcctggtgtcagttcgtgacactccgatccatctactatcctggtgtcagttcgtgacactccgatccactaataTCATTCTTTTAGTTTATCAAACCTTCTTTTACGccaagacatcatcattaacaaagaggttttaaggtttaagattcaacagcctcatcacgctaattcatcacaattatataatcacatcatgcatgcacacaattaagcatataggagactttacataacctacctccaccgaagaatcgtgatcaagcaatctacttcccaagcctttttgttttcctcttcgttctcccttctctcgttcgtttctccctctctctctgttctttctatttttcttattcaaaaccctttttcttttaccctagttgtcatataattatgtataaaagatgataaaaataaaccactatttatttcaaggttatctcctttaacccccaagtaattgattattaacattaacccactaactttataattataagcatgaatagtccaaaacgcccctttaaaaactttagcagaattccgacccagtcagggttacNNNNNNNNNNNNNNNNNNNNNNNNNNNNNNNNNNNNNNNNNNNNNNNNNNNNNNNNNNNNNNNNNNNNNNNNNNNNNNNNNNNNNNNNNNNNNNNNNNNNNNNNNNNNNNNNNNNNNNNNNNNNNNNNNNNNNNNNNNNNNNNNNNNNNNNNNNNNNNNNNNNNNNNNNNNNNNNNNNNNNNNNNNNNNNNNNNNNNNNNNNNNNNNNNNNNNNNNNNNNNNNNNNNNNNNNNNNNNNNNNNNNNNNNNNNNNNNNNNNNNNNNNNNNNNNNNNNNNNNNNNNNNNNNNNNNNNNNNNNNNNNNNNNNNNNNNNNNNNNNNNNNNNNNNNNNNNNNNNNNNNNNNNNNNNNNNNNNNNNNNNNNNNNNNNNNNNNNNNNNNNNNNNNNNNNNNNNNNNNNNNNNNNNNNNNNNNNNNNNNNNNNNNNNNNNNNNNNNNNNNNNNNNNNNNNNNNNNNNNNNNNNNNNNNNNNNNNNNNNNNNNNNNNNNNNNNNNNNNNNNNNNNNNNNNNNNNNNNNNNNNNNNNNNNNNNNNNNNNNNNNNNNNNNNNNNNNNNNNNNNNNNNNNNNNNNNNNNNNNNNNNNNNNNNNNNNNNNNNNNNNNNNNNNNNNNNNNNNNNNNNNNNNNNNNNNNNNNNNNNNNNNNNNNNNNNNNNNNNNNNNNNNNNNNNNNNNNNNNNNNNNNNNNNNNNNNNNNNNNNNNNNNNNNNNNNNNNNNNNNNNNNNNNNNNNNNNNNNNNNNNNNNNNNNNNNNNNNNNNNNNNNNNNNNNNNNNNNNNNNNNNNNNNNNNNNNNNNNNNNNNNNNNNNNNNNNNNNNNNNNNNNNNNNNNNNNNNNNNNNNNNNNNNNNNNNNNNNNNNNNNNNNNNNNNNNNNNNNNNNNNNNNNNNNNNNNNNNNNNNNNNNNNNNNNNNNNNNNNNNNNNNNNNNNNNNNNNNNNNNNNNNNNNNNNNNNNNNNNNNNNNNNNNNNNNNNNNNNNNNNNNNNNNNNNNNNNNNNNNNNNNNNNNNNNNNNNNNNNNNNNNNNNNNNNNNNNNNNNNNNNNNNNNNNNNNNNNNNNNNNNNNNNNNNNNNNNNNNNNNNNNNNNNNNNNNNNNNNNNNNNNNNNNNNNNNNNNNNNNNNNNNNNNNNNNNNNNNNNNNNNNNNNNNNNNNNNNNNNNNNNNNNNNNNNNNNNNNNNNNNNNNNNNNNNNNNNNNNNNNNNNNNNNNNNNNNNNNNNNNNNNNNNNNNNNNNNNNNNNNNNNNNNNNNNNNNNNNNNNNNNNNNNNNNNNNNNNNNNNNNNNNNNNNNNNNNNNNNNNNNNNNNNNNNNNNNNNNNNNNNNNNNNNNNNNNNNNNNNNNNNNNNNNNNNNNNNNNNNNNNNNNNNNNNNNNNNNNNNNNNNNNNNNNNNNNNNNNNNNNNNNNNNNNNNNNNNNNNNNNNNNNNNNNNNNNNNNNNNNNNNNNNNNNNNNNNNNNNNNNNNNNNNNNNNNNNNNNNNNNNNNNNNNNNNNNNNNNNNNNNNNNNNNNNNNNNNNNNNNNNNNNNNNNNNNNNNNNNNNNNNNNNNNNNNNNNNNNNNNNNNNNNNNNNNNNNNNNNNNNNNNNNNNNNNNNNNNNNNNNNNNNNNNNNNNNNNNNNNNNNNNNNNNNNNNNNNNNNNNNNNNNNNNNNNNNNNNNNNNNNNNNNNNNNNNNNNNNNNNNNNNNNNNNNNNNNNNNNNNNNNNNNNNNNNNNNNNNNNNNNNNNNNNNNNNNNNNNNNNNNNNNNNNNNNNNNNNNNNNNNNNNNNNNNNNNNNNNNNNNNNNNNNNNNNNNNNNNNNNNNNNNNNNNNNNNNNNNNNNNNNNNNNNNNNNNNNNNNNNNNNNNNNNNNNNNNNNNNNNNNNNNNNNNNNNNNNNNNNNNNNNNNNNNNNNNNNNNNNNNNNNNNNNNNNNNNNNNNNNNNNNNNNNNNNNNNNNNNNNNNNNNNNNNNNNNNNNNNNNNNNNNNNNNNNNNNNNNNNNNNNNNNNNNNNNNNNNNNNNNNNNNNNNNNNNNNNNNNNNNNNNNNNNNNNNNNNNNNNNNNNNNNNNNNNNNNNNNNNNNNNNNNNNNNNNNNNNNNNNNNNNNNNNNNNNNNNNNNNNNNNNNNNNNNNNNNNNNNNNNNNNNNNNNNNNNNNNNNNNNNNNNNNNNNNNNNNNNNNNNNNNNNNNNNNNNNNNNNNNNNNNNNNNNNNNNNNNNNNNNNNNNNNNNNNNNNNNNNNNNNNNNNNNNNNNNNNNNNNNNNNNNNNNNNNNNNNNNNNNNNNNNNNNNNNNNNNNNNNNNNNNNNNNNNNNNNNNNNNNNNNNNNNNNNNNNNNNNNNNNNNNNNNNNNNNNNNNNNNNNNNNNNNNNNNNNNNNNNNNNNNNNNNNNNNNNNNNNNNNNNNNNNNNNNNNNNNNNNNNNNNNNNNNNNNNNNNNNNNNNNNNNNNNNNNNNNNNNNNNNNNNNNNNNNNNNNNNNNNNNNNNNNNNNNNNNNNNNNNNNNNNNNNNNNNNNNNNNNNNNNNNNNNNNNNNNNNNNNNNNNNNNNNNNNNNNNNNNNNNNNNNNNNNNNNNNNNNNNNNNNNNNNNNNNNNNNNNNNNNNNNNNNNNNNNNNNNNNNNNNNNNNNNNNNNNNNNNNNNNNNNNNNNNNNNNNNNNNNNNNNNNNNNNNNNNNNNNNNNNNNNNNNNNNNNNNNNNNNNNNNNNNNNNNNNNNNNNNNNNNNNNNNNNNNNNNNNNNNNNNNNNNNNNNNNNNNNNNNNNNNNNNNNNNNNNNNNNNNNNNNNNNNNNNNNNNNNNNNNNNNNNNNNNNNNNNNNNNNNNNNNNNNNNNNNNNNNNNNNNNNNNNNNNNNNNNNNNNNNNNNNNNNNNNNNNNNNNNNNNNNNNNNNNNNNNNNNNNNNNNNNNNNNNNNNNNNNNNNNNNNNNNNNNNNNNNNNNNNNNNNNNNNNNNNNNNNNNNNNNNNNNNNNNNNNNNNNNNNNNNNNNNNNNNNNNNNNNNNNNNNNNNNNNNNNNNNNNNNNNNNNNNNNNNNNNNNNNNNNNNNNNNNNNNNNNNNNNNNNNNNNNNNNNNNNNNNNNNNNNNNNNNNNNNNNNNNNNNNNNNNNNNNNNNNNNNNNNNNNNNNNNNNNNNNNNNNNNNNNNNNNNNNNNNNNNNNNNNNNNNNNNNNNNNNNNNNNNNNNNNNNNNNNNNNNNNNNNNNNNNNNNNNNNNNNNNNNNNNNNNNNNNNNNNNN
This window encodes:
- the LOC114076511 gene encoding uncharacterized protein LOC114076511, producing MNFFCLVTNVLNIFASSFKRSGLLRKHQAEQLEELLISGEVHTGRGLNQERALQWPGDTHWGSHYKTLDNLIVLFPSVIHVLEFTGCEFPNYTNRLLAKTLVVMKFDFAFLLHLMWKVPMMTNELSSSLQRMYQDIVNATGFLALTKQRLQNMRDNEFESLMDDVSSFCDKHDIAIPEMNSSYFPRNSKRKDLDVTYSHHLHVEIFYVVIDLHLQELQIISML